One genomic segment of Clostridium saccharoperbutylacetonicum N1-4(HMT) includes these proteins:
- a CDS encoding Gfo/Idh/MocA family protein, whose protein sequence is MIKWGIIGLGNIAQRFAKSLSYSNEGKLYAIASRTKEKCDAFQERYRCEKIYEDYEELLKDEEIDSVYIALPHGFHKYWSIEALKHNKAVLCEKPVGLNAGEMEEIKNAALLNNTFFMEAMKTRFIQLIHEIKKIIKNKEIGEIESIEANFCSHVKEIKEGSYLLDKNQGGALLDVGIYPLSFVIDMIDSEVKKVNANMEINEAGVDSYFKAILTFENGVIGIIEGAFDRDKERTAIIKGTKGYIEIPIYNRPSIAKIYINGEEPYTIEEELEFDDMYAEIKEVHKCLKASRLQSEYMSLDESLRVMKVLDEVKKASNFN, encoded by the coding sequence ATGATTAAATGGGGAATTATTGGACTTGGAAATATAGCTCAACGTTTTGCAAAAAGTTTATCTTATTCAAATGAAGGAAAATTATATGCAATTGCATCCAGAACAAAGGAAAAATGTGATGCATTTCAGGAAAGATATAGATGTGAAAAAATTTATGAAGATTATGAAGAATTATTAAAAGATGAAGAAATAGATTCAGTTTATATTGCTCTTCCTCATGGATTTCATAAATATTGGTCAATTGAGGCTTTGAAGCATAATAAAGCAGTATTATGCGAAAAGCCTGTAGGTCTAAATGCAGGAGAAATGGAAGAAATAAAAAATGCTGCGTTGCTTAACAATACTTTTTTTATGGAAGCAATGAAAACAAGGTTTATCCAACTAATTCATGAAATTAAGAAAATAATTAAAAATAAAGAAATTGGAGAAATAGAAAGTATTGAAGCTAATTTTTGCAGCCATGTAAAAGAAATTAAAGAAGGTTCTTATTTGTTAGATAAAAATCAAGGTGGAGCATTATTAGATGTTGGGATTTATCCCTTATCATTTGTTATAGATATGATTGATTCAGAAGTAAAGAAAGTCAATGCTAATATGGAAATAAATGAAGCAGGAGTAGATTCTTATTTTAAAGCAATATTAACTTTTGAAAATGGAGTCATAGGAATTATAGAAGGCGCTTTTGATCGAGACAAAGAGAGGACAGCTATTATTAAAGGAACAAAAGGCTACATAGAAATTCCGATATATAATAGACCTAGTATAGCTAAAATCTATATAAATGGTGAGGAACCATACACAATTGAAGAAGAATTAGAATTTGATGATATGTATGCAGAAATTAAAGAAGTTCATAAATGCTTGAAAGCTTCAAGGTTGCAAAGTGAGTATATGTCATTAGATGAGTCACTTAGGGTTATGAAAGTTTTAGATGAAGTTAAGAAAGCTTCAAACTTTAATTAG
- a CDS encoding ROK family protein, with the protein MNYLVLDIGGSSIKYALMSEEFNFIEKGSKPTPLDKIENFVEVIGSIYDEYKDQIGGLAISMPGILDSERGYAHTGGALTYNNDKEIVKILQERCPTKITIENDGKCAALAEVWNGSLKDCNDGVVVVLGTGIGGGIIRNKKVHKGNNFFAGEFSFIRTNIHDAENEDNWWASVNGSRGLIGAAAKVKNIPAEELDGHKIFEYANNGDEDILKVLDAFTYKLAIQIFNLQCILDPEVFAIGGGISSQDILIEYIQKNIDKHHSGFEFFVPKPKVVRCKFKNDANLIGALYNFLTFNSVK; encoded by the coding sequence ATGAACTATTTAGTTTTAGATATTGGTGGAAGTTCTATCAAATATGCACTTATGAGTGAAGAGTTTAATTTTATAGAAAAGGGAAGTAAACCAACTCCTCTTGATAAAATCGAAAATTTTGTAGAAGTAATTGGTAGTATATATGATGAGTACAAAGACCAAATAGGAGGCTTAGCTATAAGTATGCCTGGTATCCTGGATAGCGAAAGAGGTTACGCTCATACTGGAGGTGCCTTAACCTATAATAATGACAAAGAAATTGTAAAAATTCTTCAAGAAAGATGCCCTACTAAAATTACAATTGAAAATGATGGTAAGTGCGCTGCATTGGCCGAAGTTTGGAATGGAAGTTTAAAAGACTGTAATGATGGGGTTGTTGTAGTTCTTGGAACTGGAATTGGTGGCGGAATCATAAGAAATAAAAAAGTTCATAAAGGGAACAATTTTTTCGCTGGTGAGTTTAGTTTCATACGCACTAACATCCATGATGCAGAAAATGAGGACAATTGGTGGGCATCAGTAAATGGTTCTAGGGGACTAATAGGTGCTGCTGCAAAAGTGAAAAATATACCTGCTGAAGAATTAGACGGTCACAAAATATTTGAATATGCAAATAATGGTGATGAAGACATTCTTAAGGTATTAGATGCTTTTACATATAAGTTAGCAATTCAAATTTTCAATTTACAATGTATTTTAGATCCTGAAGTGTTTGCAATTGGTGGTGGAATAAGCAGTCAAGATATATTAATTGAATATATACAAAAAAATATTGATAAACATCATAGTGGCTTTGAATTCTTTGTTCCAAAACCAAAGGTAGTTAGATGTAAATTTAAAAATGATGCAAACTTAATTGGAGCTCTATATAATTTTTTAACTTTTAATTCAGTTAAGTAG
- a CDS encoding methyl-accepting chemotaxis protein translates to MRSIKTKLSVYFGMLIIGICLALGIIAYYTANSALTNNAKEMLASTSIQAANVVESRLNANYDILETISQRSELQDFNIPLQQKADLLKAEAKRTGFTSLGFGDLNGDAYTMTLAHVVLKDRPYYQEALKGNRVITDPIVSKENGKLIINMAVPIKNADGRVIGVLVGNRDVAELSSIVSDITVGKSGKSFIVNNVGITVAHYDIDSVMNQNNMIEMGEKDPALQSLANVIKEMVQGKIGTSEYTYQGEKKYLGYAPIKNTSWSIGINVPESEVLSQLNVLKISIGIASIIIVLMGLALTYILARIISKGVTKISDYLKVISKGDFTEEVSAKGLKGKDEIGEAFRSIKVMQKSIIETIASIKENSNNIDLKANDLSKVSEQMTDTAENVSTAIHETANGVSNQATNLIEITNILNTFGNKLDLVAEEIKTIDVKSNGITKMAGSSNEDMKMLIESVNIVGSSFKEFMNKIEKLNKNIVQISEITTLINDISEQTNLLALNAAIEAARAGESGKGFAVVAEEIRTLAEQSQESSKNIDSLITSISSEANVIIKNTDGLNSELDNQVGVINTALKSYENIISEINDIVAKIKTANSAVLEINKEKNEISDKIENTSAVAEEVSASSEEIDASTEEMKSASSEVSESANDLNIMTQEMIQQVNKFKI, encoded by the coding sequence ATGAGAAGTATCAAAACAAAATTATCGGTATATTTTGGAATGCTAATTATAGGTATATGTTTAGCATTAGGAATTATAGCATACTATACAGCTAATTCTGCATTAACAAATAATGCAAAGGAAATGTTGGCTAGCACTTCTATACAAGCAGCTAATGTAGTAGAAAGTCGTTTGAATGCTAATTACGACATATTAGAAACAATAAGTCAAAGAAGTGAATTACAAGATTTTAATATTCCACTTCAACAAAAAGCAGATCTATTGAAGGCAGAAGCAAAAAGGACAGGTTTTACAAGTCTTGGATTTGGGGATTTGAATGGCGATGCTTATACAATGACACTTGCTCATGTTGTACTAAAAGATAGACCATATTATCAAGAAGCTTTGAAGGGAAATAGAGTTATAACAGATCCTATAGTTAGTAAAGAAAATGGAAAACTAATAATAAATATGGCAGTACCAATTAAAAATGCGGATGGACGTGTTATTGGTGTATTAGTAGGTAATAGAGATGTAGCTGAATTAAGTTCAATTGTAAGCGATATAACTGTTGGAAAAAGTGGAAAAAGTTTTATTGTTAATAATGTAGGAATTACAGTTGCACATTATGATATAGATTCAGTTATGAATCAAAATAATATGATTGAAATGGGTGAAAAGGATCCGGCACTCCAAAGTTTGGCAAATGTTATTAAAGAAATGGTACAAGGTAAAATAGGAACTAGTGAATATACATATCAAGGTGAGAAAAAATATCTTGGATATGCTCCAATAAAGAATACTAGTTGGTCCATTGGTATCAATGTGCCTGAAAGTGAAGTTTTATCTCAATTAAATGTTTTAAAAATATCTATAGGTATAGCTTCAATTATTATAGTGTTAATGGGACTAGCGTTAACTTACATTTTAGCAAGAATAATTTCAAAAGGTGTAACTAAAATTTCTGATTACTTGAAAGTTATTTCAAAAGGAGATTTTACTGAAGAAGTTTCAGCAAAGGGACTAAAAGGTAAAGATGAAATTGGTGAAGCATTTAGATCAATAAAAGTTATGCAGAAGTCAATAATTGAAACAATTGCATCTATTAAAGAAAATTCAAATAATATTGACTTGAAAGCAAATGATTTGTCAAAGGTTTCTGAACAAATGACAGATACAGCTGAAAATGTATCTACCGCGATTCATGAGACTGCAAATGGTGTAAGCAATCAGGCAACTAATTTAATTGAAATAACAAATATATTAAATACATTTGGCAATAAGTTAGATTTGGTGGCTGAAGAAATTAAAACAATAGATGTAAAGTCAAATGGAATTACTAAAATGGCTGGTAGCAGTAATGAAGACATGAAGATGCTTATTGAATCAGTAAATATTGTAGGTTCTTCATTCAAAGAGTTTATGAATAAGATTGAAAAGTTAAACAAAAATATAGTTCAAATATCGGAAATTACAACATTGATAAATGATATATCAGAACAAACAAATTTATTAGCACTTAATGCTGCAATAGAGGCAGCGAGAGCAGGAGAATCAGGAAAAGGATTTGCAGTTGTTGCTGAGGAGATTAGAACTCTTGCAGAGCAGTCACAAGAATCTTCGAAGAATATAGATTCTTTAATTACTTCGATTTCCAGTGAAGCAAATGTAATTATAAAAAATACAGATGGTCTAAACAGTGAATTGGATAATCAAGTTGGAGTTATTAATACAGCACTCAAATCCTATGAAAATATAATATCTGAAATAAATGATATTGTGGCAAAAATAAAGACTGCAAATTCTGCTGTTTTAGAAATAAACAAAGAAAAAAATGAGATTTCAGACAAAATAGAAAATACATCTGCCGTAGCGGAAGAGGTTTCTGCATCATCAGAAGAAATTGATGCTTCAACAGAAGAAATGAAATCTGCATCATCAGAGGTTTCTGAATCAGCAAATGATTTAAATATAATGACCCAAGAAATGATTCAACAAGTTAATAAATTTAAAATATAA
- a CDS encoding DMT family transporter, translated as MDKTKFYTNRKNIVFLAALCCLLWGSAYPAIKVGYELFNVNDVGSKLVFAGYRFTLAGIFIILLEMIRRKSIISFTKKQFGQITLLGVTQTTLQYIFFYVGLSYTTGVRGSIINGTGTFISIILAHFIYKNDKLNFNKIAGCIIGFLGVIIVNLNGQSLGGSSFTFKGEGFVMIAAIIFAGSAIYGKRVTQDQEPAVVTGFQLFIGGIILTILGFTLGGGLEGFTIKSTVLLIYMALLSSVAFAVWTELLKYNKVGIISVFNFLVPIFGTLLSAIFLGENIFDIKILIALILVCYGIFLVYKVKKEPHKEVATY; from the coding sequence ATGGATAAAACAAAATTTTATACAAACAGAAAAAACATAGTGTTTCTAGCGGCTTTATGCTGCTTATTATGGGGGAGTGCCTATCCTGCAATTAAGGTGGGATATGAATTGTTTAATGTAAATGATGTGGGAAGTAAATTAGTTTTTGCAGGATATAGATTTACTCTTGCGGGCATATTTATAATACTATTAGAGATGATTAGAAGAAAAAGCATAATAAGTTTTACTAAAAAGCAATTTGGGCAGATAACTTTACTTGGAGTAACCCAGACTACTTTGCAATACATATTTTTCTATGTAGGACTATCATATACTACAGGTGTAAGAGGATCTATTATAAATGGAACAGGTACATTTATAAGTATTATATTAGCTCATTTTATTTATAAAAATGATAAGCTTAATTTTAATAAAATAGCAGGATGCATCATAGGATTTTTAGGTGTAATTATAGTTAATTTAAATGGACAATCTTTAGGGGGGAGTTCGTTTACCTTTAAAGGTGAAGGGTTTGTAATGATAGCAGCAATAATCTTTGCAGGATCAGCTATATATGGTAAAAGAGTAACTCAAGATCAGGAGCCTGCAGTAGTTACTGGCTTTCAACTATTTATAGGAGGAATCATATTAACAATTTTAGGATTTACCTTGGGAGGTGGTTTAGAAGGTTTTACAATAAAATCCACTGTACTTTTAATTTATATGGCATTATTATCATCAGTGGCATTTGCAGTATGGACTGAACTTCTAAAATATAACAAGGTTGGAATTATATCAGTATTTAATTTTTTAGTTCCTATATTTGGTACATTACTTTCAGCTATTTTTTTAGGAGAAAATATATTTGATATAAAAATCTTAATAGCATTAATACTTGTTTGTTATGGTATATTTTTAGTTTATAAAGTGAAAAAAGAACCACACAAGGAAGTTGCCACTTATTAG
- a CDS encoding YczE/YyaS/YitT family protein, which yields MKVISSLVIRITLGFFLCACGTVLALNSNLGLSPWDVFHQGLTKISSVTMGQASIIVGVIIVIITSILGLKVGLGTIANMIVIGCFIDLIIYAKIIPVCNNLFSGIIMMIGSLFASAIGSYLYIGCEMGCGPRDGLMIALVKITGKPIGIIRFFIEMGALIIGWILGGFVGVGTLITAFGIGYCVQLIYKIFKSDVKLLKHRNIREGLKFVNECMTN from the coding sequence ATGAAAGTAATATCAAGTCTAGTTATTAGAATAACATTAGGTTTTTTCTTATGTGCATGTGGAACGGTATTGGCTCTAAATTCAAATTTAGGATTGAGTCCATGGGATGTATTCCATCAAGGATTAACAAAGATTAGTAGCGTAACTATGGGACAAGCGAGTATTATAGTTGGAGTAATTATAGTAATAATTACAAGTATTCTTGGATTAAAGGTTGGATTGGGAACAATAGCTAATATGATAGTAATTGGGTGTTTTATAGATCTAATAATTTATGCAAAAATTATTCCAGTGTGTAATAATTTATTTTCAGGTATAATTATGATGATTGGAAGTTTGTTTGCATCAGCTATAGGAAGCTATTTATATATAGGCTGTGAAATGGGATGTGGACCTAGAGATGGTCTCATGATTGCATTAGTTAAGATAACAGGTAAACCAATAGGTATAATTAGATTCTTTATAGAAATGGGAGCCTTAATTATAGGTTGGATTTTAGGTGGATTTGTTGGAGTAGGAACATTAATTACCGCATTTGGTATAGGATATTGTGTTCAACTAATTTATAAAATATTCAAATCTGATGTAAAGTTATTGAAACATAGAAATATAAGAGAAGGCCTTAAGTTTGTGAATGAATGTATGACTAATTAA
- a CDS encoding Tex family protein, translating to MNSIEERIAKELEIKLGQVQNVIGLLDDGNTVPFISRYRKEATGGLSDEVLRKLSERLTYLRNLEERKADVTRLIQEQEKFTDEIGKALENATTLTEVEDIYRPFKPKKRTKATIATEKGLKPLAELILEGKFKGDLGEEATQYISEEKGVVTSEEAIQGALDIIAETISDEAKYRKYIREFVIREGNIESKGSSEEPTPYEMYYEYSEAVNKIPPHRILAINRGEKEKILSVKITANEDKIIQYLENQILKGNEILDEKLKLAIKDSYKRLIYPSIEREIRSELTDIGEEGAIKIFKENLKALLLQAPIKGKVVMGYDPGFRTGCKIAILDATGKFLENTAVYPTVPKRDIEGTKKTLKALIAKHNVDVISLGNGTASRESEEVIAEMLTEIKNETGKELAYVIVSEAGASVYSASELATKEYPDLDVTVRGAISIGRRLQDPLAELVKIDPKAIGVGQYQHDVTPKKLEESLAGVVEDSVNTVGVDLNIATPSLLTHISGINAAIAKNIVDYREEAGRFTSRKELLKVKRLGQKAYEQCAGFLRVDDSKEPLDNTSVHPESYDIAKKLIEVLGYNKEDLKNNKLGDIDERAEAKGLKNLSETLEVGELTLKDIIKEIKKPGRDPREEMPKPILKTGIVELKDLKPGMVLAGTVRNVSDFGAFVDIGVHQDGLVHKSQMANRFVKHPLDIVKVGDIVKVAILEVDEKRKRISLTMKDVDESVEV from the coding sequence CGTTTATTTCTAGATATAGAAAGGAAGCTACGGGAGGACTTTCAGATGAAGTTTTAAGAAAATTATCTGAGAGACTTACTTATTTAAGAAATTTAGAAGAAAGAAAAGCAGATGTAACTAGACTTATACAAGAACAGGAAAAGTTTACAGATGAGATAGGAAAAGCTTTAGAAAATGCAACAACTTTGACAGAAGTTGAAGATATTTATAGACCGTTTAAGCCTAAAAAGAGAACTAAAGCAACAATAGCTACAGAAAAAGGATTAAAGCCTTTAGCAGAGTTGATTTTAGAAGGTAAATTTAAAGGCGATTTAGGTGAAGAAGCAACTCAATATATAAGTGAAGAAAAAGGAGTAGTAACTAGTGAGGAAGCTATTCAAGGAGCTTTAGATATAATAGCAGAAACTATATCAGATGAAGCTAAATATAGAAAATATATAAGAGAGTTCGTTATAAGAGAAGGTAATATTGAGTCAAAGGGAAGCTCTGAAGAACCAACTCCTTATGAAATGTATTATGAATATTCTGAAGCAGTAAATAAAATACCACCTCATAGAATATTAGCAATTAACAGAGGTGAAAAGGAAAAAATCCTAAGTGTTAAAATAACTGCTAATGAAGATAAGATAATTCAATATCTAGAAAATCAAATTTTAAAAGGTAATGAAATTTTAGATGAAAAGTTAAAACTTGCAATAAAAGATTCATATAAGAGATTGATATATCCATCAATAGAAAGAGAAATAAGAAGTGAATTAACTGATATTGGTGAAGAGGGTGCTATTAAGATTTTTAAAGAAAATTTAAAAGCATTATTATTACAAGCTCCAATAAAAGGTAAAGTAGTTATGGGTTACGATCCAGGTTTTAGAACAGGATGTAAGATAGCAATACTAGATGCAACAGGAAAGTTCTTAGAAAATACAGCAGTATATCCAACAGTACCTAAAAGGGATATTGAAGGAACAAAGAAAACTTTAAAGGCACTTATTGCTAAACATAATGTTGATGTTATATCTCTTGGAAATGGAACTGCATCAAGAGAATCAGAAGAAGTTATAGCTGAAATGCTTACTGAAATAAAAAATGAGACAGGTAAAGAACTTGCATATGTAATAGTCTCAGAAGCAGGAGCATCTGTTTATTCAGCATCAGAACTTGCAACTAAGGAATATCCTGATTTAGATGTTACAGTAAGAGGTGCAATTTCAATAGGAAGAAGACTTCAAGATCCACTTGCTGAATTAGTAAAAATAGATCCTAAAGCAATAGGAGTAGGACAATATCAACATGACGTTACTCCTAAGAAATTAGAGGAATCTTTAGCAGGGGTAGTAGAAGATTCAGTTAATACAGTTGGAGTTGACTTAAATATAGCAACACCATCACTTTTAACACATATTTCAGGTATAAATGCAGCTATTGCTAAGAACATTGTTGATTATAGAGAAGAAGCAGGACGCTTTACTTCAAGAAAAGAATTACTAAAGGTTAAGAGATTAGGGCAAAAAGCTTATGAACAATGTGCAGGGTTCTTAAGAGTTGATGATAGCAAAGAACCTTTAGACAATACTTCTGTTCATCCAGAATCGTATGATATAGCTAAAAAGTTAATAGAAGTTTTAGGCTACAATAAAGAAGATCTCAAGAACAATAAACTAGGTGATATTGATGAAAGAGCAGAAGCTAAAGGCTTAAAGAATTTAAGCGAAACTCTAGAAGTTGGTGAGCTTACTTTAAAGGATATAATAAAGGAGATAAAGAAGCCAGGTAGAGATCCAAGAGAAGAAATGCCAAAACCAATTCTTAAAACTGGAATTGTTGAACTTAAAGATTTAAAACCAGGCATGGTTTTAGCTGGAACTGTTAGAAATGTATCAGACTTTGGTGCATTTGTAGATATTGGAGTTCACCAAGATGGATTAGTTCATAAAAGCCAAATGGCAAATAGATTTGTAAAGCATCCTTTAGATATTGTTAAGGTTGGAGACATAGTAAAGGTAGCTATCTTGGAAGTTGATGAAAAGAGAAAGAGAATATCATTAACAATGAAAGATGTGGACGAATCAGTGGAAGTATAA